A section of the Streptomyces sp. NBC_00178 genome encodes:
- a CDS encoding glycerophosphodiester phosphodiesterase has product MPRTSRTSRPGLALLASALVALSLPAIAFADDSAPTVGTGPGRVVVSSDFSGSTVPEGFKVAEGSWQVKDGRLYGSSASSSQLSRITFGEHLGDFRIEVTARFESAADAARWTAMGLDMPAGGSVPWSIATMRTGTTAANGLEFAQRTSSNTWNVTDTHAAPSSAGTGKDVKIAAEVHGTKAVWYFDGKEVMRTAKVARSADGVQGLLVNGASVSYDDLEVTELPPQSYIRPAGAPLTVIGHRGASAAAPENTLVSQEIARRGGADFIENDVQPSKDGVPYILHDATVDRTTDGTGPVRSLTSAQLDALDAGSWFAPHYKGARVPTLAAQLDDLRTRGGDLLLEIKGAHTKAEVSTIVDTIRSHGMTGRVFVQSFEVDALRYTHELAPDLPLGLLRSTLDADPVALAEELHLAAYNPEDGALGKKPSVVADLHKAGVAVMVWTVDNADRWKALESAGVDGVITNRPTELNGWNSAFRQDGATPPAEPKVTITSPAPSAVLDRAQSPLPAVQSDHADSVALSLDGRPVTAGTPLDLTTLTAGPHTLRAVASGRGGTTEDTRTFTLDATPTGLAHLIFTSGAKDASVSSMTAMLGLKQYALLGTWAKLQSGKSLNADRAALIAADAHALAAAR; this is encoded by the coding sequence ATGCCTCGTACTTCTCGCACCTCACGCCCAGGCCTCGCCCTCCTGGCATCCGCGCTGGTCGCCCTGTCCCTTCCGGCGATCGCCTTCGCCGACGACTCCGCACCGACAGTCGGAACCGGCCCGGGCCGGGTCGTCGTCTCCTCGGACTTCTCCGGAAGCACCGTGCCCGAGGGGTTCAAGGTGGCGGAGGGTTCCTGGCAGGTCAAGGACGGTCGCCTGTACGGGAGTTCCGCGAGCTCGTCGCAGCTGAGCCGGATCACCTTCGGCGAGCACCTCGGCGACTTCCGCATCGAGGTGACCGCGCGCTTCGAGTCCGCCGCCGACGCCGCCCGCTGGACCGCCATGGGACTCGACATGCCTGCCGGCGGGAGCGTGCCCTGGTCCATCGCCACCATGCGGACCGGCACCACGGCGGCCAACGGGCTGGAGTTCGCCCAGCGCACCTCCTCGAACACCTGGAACGTCACGGACACCCACGCGGCGCCGTCCAGCGCGGGGACCGGCAAGGACGTGAAGATCGCGGCGGAGGTGCACGGCACCAAGGCCGTCTGGTACTTCGACGGCAAGGAGGTCATGCGGACCGCCAAGGTCGCCCGCTCCGCGGACGGTGTCCAGGGCCTGCTGGTGAACGGCGCCTCCGTCTCCTACGACGACCTCGAGGTGACGGAACTTCCGCCGCAGAGCTACATCCGCCCGGCCGGTGCCCCGTTGACCGTCATCGGCCACCGCGGCGCCTCCGCGGCCGCCCCCGAGAACACCCTGGTCTCCCAGGAGATCGCCCGCCGCGGCGGCGCCGATTTCATCGAGAACGACGTCCAGCCCAGCAAGGACGGCGTCCCCTACATCCTTCACGACGCCACCGTCGACCGGACGACCGATGGAACCGGCCCGGTCCGTTCGCTGACCTCGGCCCAGCTCGACGCCCTCGACGCCGGTTCCTGGTTCGCACCCCATTACAAGGGAGCCCGTGTCCCGACGCTGGCCGCCCAGCTCGACGACCTGCGCACCCGTGGCGGTGACCTCCTGCTGGAGATCAAGGGCGCGCACACCAAGGCAGAGGTGTCCACGATCGTGGACACCATCCGCTCCCACGGCATGACCGGACGGGTGTTCGTGCAGAGCTTCGAGGTCGACGCCCTGCGCTACACCCACGAGCTCGCCCCCGACCTGCCGCTCGGCCTGCTGCGCAGCACCCTGGACGCCGACCCCGTCGCGCTGGCCGAGGAACTGCACCTGGCCGCCTACAACCCTGAGGACGGCGCACTCGGCAAGAAGCCGTCCGTCGTCGCCGATCTGCACAAGGCCGGCGTGGCCGTGATGGTGTGGACCGTCGACAACGCCGACCGCTGGAAGGCTCTCGAAAGCGCCGGCGTCGACGGCGTCATCACCAACCGGCCGACCGAGCTCAACGGCTGGAACAGCGCCTTCCGGCAGGACGGGGCGACACCCCCGGCCGAGCCGAAGGTGACGATCACCTCGCCCGCCCCCTCCGCCGTGCTCGACCGCGCGCAGTCGCCCCTGCCGGCCGTGCAGAGCGATCACGCGGACTCGGTCGCCCTCAGCCTCGACGGCCGGCCCGTCACCGCCGGAACTCCGCTGGACCTGACCACCCTGACGGCCGGACCGCACACACTGCGGGCCGTGGCCTCCGGGCGCGGCGGCACCACCGAGGACACCCGTACCTTCACGCTGGACGCCACACCGACGGGCCTGGCGCACCTGATCTTCACCTCCGGCGCCAAGGACGCCTCCGTGAGCTCGATGACGGCCATGCTCGGGCTGAAGCAGTACGCGCTCCTCGGCACCTGGGCGAAGCTGCAGTCCGGCAAGTCGCTGAACGCAGACCGTGCGGCGCTCATCGCCGCCGACGCACACGCCCTCGCCGCCGCTCGCTGA
- a CDS encoding DUF5010 domain-containing protein: MRIRAFHRKHRRRHILISAVLAATAGIATATAATTPAGAAPTAVVVDTGGTALSHRAPGRTGDLGVTFGFSTRTLAGGPYENQSNRIDNLPMYQAATGSSDRFWDNYVEELVTSGVDFVAMVTRGYVPGSAVPNQGGDPRAITGLVDAIRRGGYSDKLKVAAFDDTPASMTDKKNQVKHKTGGYSPVFDIGDTNGAGEGGYQYLWDNDLRAYFQSVPDDLRYKVDGQPVVYLWSNNTFAFSGQGGGNSARLLQHVRSQAQSEFGQSPYFVVDNSWLKNDSAVTPVVNGANGWFGVPSPSYTNTTFNGQSYGMGVPGFRFVSGSTNMVIDPDHGKTLVNNLEATVNGGNRITLFEGFTDWEENASLWRTRNAPYSTTQRDYPNQNLNILRRYSKDPFPAGMVVQAESADSVSDTTAGNLWGVYRDDDLDVQTTTDTGGGWNVGSAAAGEWMQWREVPMQGTENLKLRVATPNSGARLRFVVDGVAGPVVDVPSTGDWQTWQTIDAGTFQFSPGTHHTVQLQQVAGGQNINWWRADRTAEPTGRISGYGGKCVDIAGANPADGTAVQLYTCNDSAAQTWTRATDGSLKALGKCMDVTGGATANGTKVRLATCNGGGAQKWQPGASGTLVNPQSGRCLDATGPSSADGTRLQIWDCAASANQKWALPA, encoded by the coding sequence GTGCGTATACGTGCCTTTCACCGGAAGCACCGCCGGAGACACATACTGATTTCAGCGGTTCTCGCGGCCACCGCCGGGATCGCGACGGCGACCGCCGCCACCACGCCCGCCGGTGCCGCACCGACCGCCGTGGTCGTCGACACGGGCGGGACGGCGCTGTCGCACCGGGCACCGGGGCGGACCGGGGACCTGGGCGTGACCTTCGGTTTCTCCACCCGGACCCTGGCCGGAGGGCCGTACGAGAACCAGAGCAACCGGATCGACAACCTGCCGATGTACCAGGCTGCCACGGGGTCCTCCGACCGGTTCTGGGACAACTACGTCGAGGAGCTGGTCACCTCGGGCGTCGACTTCGTCGCCATGGTCACCCGCGGTTACGTTCCCGGATCCGCGGTGCCCAACCAGGGCGGGGACCCGCGAGCGATCACCGGGCTGGTGGACGCCATCCGGCGCGGCGGCTACTCCGACAAGCTCAAGGTCGCCGCCTTCGACGACACGCCGGCGTCGATGACCGACAAGAAGAACCAGGTCAAGCACAAGACCGGTGGCTACTCGCCGGTCTTCGACATCGGTGACACGAACGGGGCCGGCGAGGGCGGCTACCAGTACCTCTGGGACAACGACCTCAGGGCGTACTTCCAGTCCGTGCCCGACGACCTGCGCTACAAGGTCGACGGTCAGCCGGTCGTCTACCTCTGGTCCAACAACACCTTCGCCTTCTCGGGCCAGGGCGGGGGCAACTCGGCCCGGCTCCTCCAGCACGTCCGGTCGCAGGCGCAGTCGGAGTTCGGGCAGAGCCCCTACTTCGTCGTGGACAACAGCTGGCTGAAGAACGACTCGGCGGTGACCCCCGTGGTGAACGGGGCGAACGGCTGGTTCGGGGTGCCGAGTCCGTCGTACACCAACACGACGTTCAACGGTCAGTCCTACGGCATGGGCGTGCCGGGCTTCCGCTTCGTATCCGGGTCCACCAACATGGTGATCGACCCCGATCACGGCAAGACGCTGGTGAACAACCTGGAGGCCACCGTCAACGGCGGCAACAGGATCACTCTTTTCGAGGGGTTCACCGACTGGGAGGAGAACGCCTCCCTGTGGCGCACCCGGAACGCGCCGTACAGCACGACGCAGCGTGACTATCCGAACCAGAACCTCAACATCCTGCGCCGGTACTCGAAGGACCCCTTCCCGGCCGGCATGGTCGTCCAGGCGGAGTCCGCCGACTCGGTGAGCGACACCACGGCCGGCAACCTCTGGGGCGTCTACCGGGACGACGACCTGGACGTCCAGACCACCACCGACACAGGGGGCGGCTGGAACGTAGGCAGCGCGGCGGCCGGCGAATGGATGCAGTGGCGTGAGGTGCCGATGCAGGGCACCGAGAACCTCAAGCTCCGCGTCGCCACGCCGAACAGCGGCGCCCGGCTGCGATTCGTGGTCGACGGCGTCGCGGGACCCGTCGTGGACGTGCCCAGCACCGGGGACTGGCAGACCTGGCAGACGATCGACGCAGGAACCTTCCAGTTCTCCCCCGGTACGCATCACACCGTGCAGTTGCAGCAGGTGGCGGGCGGCCAGAACATCAACTGGTGGCGGGCCGACCGGACCGCCGAGCCGACGGGGCGGATCAGCGGATACGGCGGCAAGTGCGTCGACATCGCCGGAGCGAACCCGGCCGACGGCACCGCCGTGCAGCTCTACACCTGCAACGACTCCGCCGCACAGACGTGGACCAGGGCGACGGACGGCAGCCTCAAGGCGCTGGGCAAGTGCATGGACGTCACCGGTGGCGCCACGGCCAACGGCACCAAGGTGCGGCTGGCCACCTGCAACGGCGGCGGCGCCCAGAAGTGGCAGCCCGGCGCGTCGGGCACGCTGGTCAACCCGCAGTCAGGTCGTTGCCTCGACGCGACCGGGCCCAGCTCGGCCGACGGCACGCGTCTGCAGATCTGGGACTGTGCGGCCAGCGCCAACCAGAAGTGGGCCCTGCCGGCCTGA